The Tardiphaga alba genome includes a window with the following:
- a CDS encoding efflux RND transporter permease subunit translates to MTLSEICIRRPVMTTLITATIIAFGIFGFRLLPVSALPKVDFPTIAVTATLPGASADTMAASVAGVIERQLSTIAGISSMSSSSSQGTTQITIQFDLNRSIDAAALDVQTALTIAQRRLPIEMTIPPSFRKVNPGDFPILFIALSSSTLPLSAVNEFGDITIGQALSQIPGVAQVLIYGTQKFAIRVQADPEAAAARGLSLEDIRTAVSRANSSTPVGTLNGPKQDISLQASGQMTKAADYSQIVVAWRNGSPVKLNEVAKIYDAVENDKVGTWLNGERAIVLAIQKQPDANTVAVVDAVRERLPSLRAQIPASVEVNMMMDRSVSVREAVADVEETLVIAVVLVIIVIFLFLRSASATFIPALAVPISILGTCAVMYMLDYSINNMTLLAMTLSVGFVVDDAIVMLENIVRHIERGMQPFEAALKGAREIGFTIISITFSLIAVFIPVLLMGGIVGRVFREFAVTISVAIVVSGFVSLTLTPMLCARVLRAHDPNHKENVVLRLFERMFAAWLRAYEWSLDRVLAYKAVMLLVTLATLGGTVYLYMIVPKGFFPQEDTGFLTGITEAATDTSFEAMKARQAALVDVLKSDPAVEYINSTVGSGGPNATANYGRLFVALKPKKQREAAPVVMARLRQKATAVPGLQAFFQSIQNLNIGGRPSKSQYQYVLQSSDTEQLYRLAPEMREAISKVPGLLDVTTDLYIKNPQMTVDIDREKAAVYGITVDQVRNQLYNAFGARQIGTIYTPTNDYQIILEAQPQFRVDPSDLSKLYMKTSANQTIPLSAVAKLVPTVGPLQINHQGQQPAVTISFNLQPGYSLGYAVDQITKIESDSKLPVTIATGFSGTAQVFQDSLRGQGVLILAAVFAAFVILGILYESFIHPITIISGLPSAGIGAILTLMLFKMEMSVIAMIGIVMLVGIVKKNAIMMVDFALERRRVGLSAEHAIREAALLRFRPIMMTTFAAIFGTLPIAIGAGAGAELRQPLGVAVVGGLCLSQLLTLYITPVIYIYLDRIDRKLKRKLQPQIEDDEIDGRPRVVAAE, encoded by the coding sequence ATGACCCTCTCGGAGATCTGCATCCGTCGCCCTGTGATGACCACGCTCATCACGGCGACGATCATCGCGTTCGGCATTTTCGGTTTCCGCCTGCTGCCGGTCTCGGCGCTGCCGAAAGTGGACTTCCCGACCATCGCCGTCACCGCGACTCTGCCGGGCGCCAGCGCCGACACCATGGCCGCGTCGGTCGCGGGCGTCATCGAACGCCAGCTCTCCACCATTGCCGGCATCTCGTCGATGTCGTCGTCGTCGTCGCAAGGCACGACGCAGATCACCATCCAGTTCGATCTCAACCGCAGCATCGACGCCGCAGCCCTCGACGTGCAGACCGCGCTGACCATCGCGCAGCGGCGTCTGCCGATCGAGATGACGATCCCGCCTAGCTTCCGAAAAGTAAATCCGGGTGACTTCCCGATCCTGTTCATCGCGCTGTCGTCGTCCACGCTGCCGCTCTCGGCGGTGAACGAATTCGGCGACATCACCATCGGGCAGGCGCTGTCGCAAATTCCCGGCGTCGCGCAGGTGCTGATCTACGGGACGCAGAAATTCGCCATCCGCGTCCAGGCCGATCCGGAGGCTGCGGCCGCGCGTGGCCTGTCGCTCGAAGACATCCGCACCGCCGTGTCGCGTGCCAATTCCTCGACGCCGGTCGGAACCCTCAACGGCCCCAAGCAGGACATTTCGCTACAGGCCTCCGGCCAGATGACCAAGGCCGCCGATTACAGCCAGATCGTCGTCGCCTGGCGCAACGGTTCGCCGGTGAAGCTAAACGAAGTCGCCAAGATCTATGACGCCGTCGAGAACGACAAGGTCGGCACCTGGCTGAACGGCGAACGCGCCATCGTGCTGGCGATCCAGAAACAGCCCGATGCCAACACCGTCGCGGTGGTGGATGCCGTGCGCGAGCGGCTGCCGTCGCTGCGCGCGCAGATCCCGGCCTCGGTCGAGGTCAATATGATGATGGACCGCTCGGTCTCGGTGCGCGAGGCCGTCGCCGACGTCGAGGAAACGCTGGTGATCGCCGTGGTGCTGGTGATCATCGTCATCTTCCTGTTCCTGCGCTCGGCTTCGGCCACCTTCATTCCCGCGCTGGCTGTGCCGATCTCGATCCTCGGCACCTGCGCCGTCATGTATATGCTGGACTACTCCATCAACAACATGACGCTGCTGGCGATGACGCTGTCCGTCGGCTTCGTGGTCGACGACGCCATCGTGATGCTGGAAAACATCGTCCGCCACATCGAGCGCGGCATGCAGCCTTTCGAGGCCGCATTGAAGGGCGCGCGCGAAATCGGCTTCACGATCATCTCGATCACCTTCTCGCTGATTGCCGTGTTCATCCCGGTGCTGCTGATGGGCGGCATCGTCGGCCGTGTGTTCCGCGAATTCGCAGTGACGATCTCGGTCGCCATCGTCGTCTCCGGCTTCGTGTCGCTGACGCTGACGCCGATGCTGTGCGCGCGCGTGCTGCGGGCGCATGATCCCAATCACAAAGAGAACGTCGTCCTGCGCCTGTTCGAGCGCATGTTCGCGGCCTGGCTGCGCGCCTATGAATGGTCGCTGGACCGCGTACTCGCCTACAAGGCCGTCATGCTGCTGGTGACGCTCGCGACACTGGGCGGCACCGTCTATCTCTACATGATCGTGCCGAAGGGCTTCTTCCCGCAGGAAGACACCGGCTTCCTTACCGGCATCACCGAGGCCGCCACCGACACCTCGTTCGAAGCCATGAAGGCGCGGCAGGCCGCACTGGTCGATGTGCTGAAATCCGATCCGGCGGTTGAATATATCAACTCCACCGTCGGCTCCGGCGGTCCCAATGCAACGGCCAATTACGGCCGCCTGTTTGTGGCGCTGAAGCCGAAGAAGCAGCGCGAGGCGGCGCCGGTCGTGATGGCACGTCTGCGCCAGAAGGCGACGGCGGTGCCGGGCCTGCAGGCCTTCTTCCAGAGCATCCAGAACCTGAATATCGGCGGCCGACCGTCGAAGAGCCAGTATCAATATGTCCTGCAGAGCAGCGACACCGAGCAGCTCTATCGGCTGGCGCCCGAGATGCGCGAGGCGATCTCGAAAGTGCCGGGCCTGCTCGACGTGACCACGGACCTCTACATCAAGAACCCGCAGATGACGGTCGATATCGACCGCGAGAAGGCAGCGGTCTACGGCATCACCGTTGATCAGGTCCGCAACCAGCTCTACAACGCCTTCGGTGCGCGGCAGATCGGCACGATCTATACGCCGACCAATGACTATCAGATCATCCTGGAGGCGCAGCCGCAGTTCCGCGTCGATCCCAGCGATCTCTCCAAGCTCTATATGAAGACCTCGGCCAACCAGACCATTCCGCTGTCGGCGGTGGCGAAACTGGTGCCGACGGTGGGCCCGCTGCAGATCAACCATCAGGGCCAGCAGCCCGCGGTGACGATCTCGTTCAACCTGCAGCCCGGCTATTCGCTGGGCTATGCGGTGGACCAGATCACGAAGATCGAAAGCGACAGTAAGCTCCCGGTGACGATTGCGACGGGCTTCTCGGGCACCGCGCAGGTGTTCCAGGACAGTTTGCGCGGGCAGGGCGTGCTGATCCTCGCCGCCGTGTTCGCGGCCTTCGTGATCCTCGGCATTCTCTATGAGAGCTTCATCCATCCGATCACGATCATTTCCGGCCTGCCATCGGCGGGCATCGGCGCCATCCTGACGCTGATGCTGTTCAAGATGGAAATGTCGGTCATCGCCATGATCGGCATCGTGATGCTGGTCGGCATCGTGAAGAAGAACGCCATCATGATGGTGGACTTCGCGCTGGAGCGCCGCCGTGTCGGTCTCTCCGCGGAACACGCCATCCGTGAAGCCGCGCTGCTGCGTTTCCGCCCGATCATGATGACCACTTTCGCGGCGATCTTCGGCACGCTGCCCATCGCCATCGGTGCCGGCGCCGGCGCCGAACTGCGCCAGCCGCTCGGCGTCGCCGTGGTCGGTGGCCTCTGTCTGTCGCAGCTCCTGACGCTCTACATCACGCCGGTGATCTACATCTATCTCGACCGCATCGATCGCAAGTTGAAGCGCAAGCTGCAGCCGCAGATCGAGGACGACGAGATCGACGGCCGCCCGCGGGTCGTTGCGGCGGAGTGA
- a CDS encoding efflux RND transporter periplasmic adaptor subunit, with protein MNKRTLIALVVLGGVAVAGYATRSSWMGGEKAQTQPRTRIVAVELANAERKPVPVDVDAIGMVTPISSVALKSRLETTIISVHFQDGAKVNEGDLLFTLDSRQIDAQIEQAEGTLARDQAQLAGAERDVRRFADLIGKGATTQVSLDNAKTQTDILAGTIKADQSMLDNLKVQKSFTIIKAPFSGRISAANVKVGNFVRPADTAPLATINQMAPVYVTFTIPQRLLADLRDAMAAGTTKVVATIPNSERSESGKVAMIENTVDSTTGMVTVRGIMDNTSEILWPGTLVQTKLIIRVEDGVTVPTVAVQRSQTGNFVFVVKDGKAQIQPVEVDRTFQGQSVITTGLSGNEEVVVDGQLLLTQGTQVEARKRKAGA; from the coding sequence ATGAACAAACGCACATTGATCGCTCTCGTCGTCCTGGGTGGCGTCGCCGTCGCCGGCTATGCCACGCGGTCCTCCTGGATGGGGGGCGAGAAGGCCCAAACTCAGCCGCGCACCCGGATCGTGGCCGTCGAGCTCGCCAACGCCGAGCGCAAGCCGGTGCCGGTGGATGTGGATGCCATCGGGATGGTGACGCCGATCTCTTCGGTGGCGCTGAAGTCCCGGCTGGAAACCACCATCATCTCCGTCCACTTCCAGGACGGCGCCAAGGTCAATGAAGGCGACCTCCTCTTCACCCTTGATTCGCGCCAGATCGACGCCCAGATCGAGCAGGCCGAAGGCACGCTGGCCCGCGACCAGGCCCAGCTCGCCGGTGCCGAGCGCGACGTCCGCCGCTTCGCCGACCTGATCGGGAAGGGCGCGACCACCCAGGTCAGCCTCGACAACGCCAAGACCCAGACCGACATCCTGGCCGGCACCATCAAGGCCGACCAGTCGATGCTCGACAATCTGAAGGTCCAGAAGAGCTTCACCATCATCAAGGCGCCGTTCTCCGGGCGGATCAGCGCCGCCAATGTGAAGGTCGGCAATTTCGTGCGCCCGGCCGACACCGCGCCGCTCGCCACCATCAACCAGATGGCGCCGGTCTATGTGACCTTCACGATCCCGCAGCGCCTGCTCGCCGATCTGCGCGACGCCATGGCCGCCGGTACCACCAAGGTGGTCGCGACGATCCCGAACAGCGAGCGTTCGGAGAGCGGCAAGGTCGCCATGATCGAGAACACGGTGGATTCCACCACCGGCATGGTCACGGTCCGCGGCATCATGGACAACACCAGCGAGATCCTGTGGCCGGGCACGCTGGTGCAGACCAAGCTCATCATTCGCGTCGAGGACGGCGTCACGGTGCCGACGGTGGCCGTGCAGCGCAGCCAGACCGGGAACTTCGTTTTCGTGGTGAAGGACGGCAAGGCGCAGATCCAGCCGGTCGAGGTCGATCGCACCTTCCAGGGCCAGTCGGTGATCACCACCGGCCTGTCGGGCAATGAGGAGGTGGTGGTGGACGGTCAGCTGCTGCTGACCCAGGGCACCCAGGTCGAAGCGCGCAAACGCAAGGCCGGGGCGTAA
- the xth gene encoding exodeoxyribonuclease III, which translates to MRIATWNVNSVRQRLDHLLTWLKECRPDIVCLQEIKCMDDAFPREPIEALGYNVVTHGQKTFNGVALLSKYPLDEATPRLAGDDLDEHARFIEGVVSLKSGVVRVACLYLPNGNPVDTEKYPYKLRWMERLREFTKLRLKTEEPLILAGDFNVIPHARDVHNPAAWANDALFKPETRESFQALLGLGMTDALRAVTDDAGQYTFWDYQAGAWQKNWGIRIDHLLLSPQASDRLVDVGIDKYVRAWEKPSDHVPVWVDLDLEVA; encoded by the coding sequence ATGAGAATTGCCACCTGGAATGTGAATTCGGTCCGTCAGCGGCTCGACCACCTGCTCACCTGGCTCAAGGAATGCCGGCCGGACATCGTCTGCCTGCAGGAAATCAAATGCATGGACGACGCGTTCCCGCGCGAGCCCATCGAGGCGCTCGGCTACAATGTCGTCACCCACGGCCAGAAGACCTTTAACGGCGTCGCCCTGCTGTCCAAATATCCGCTCGACGAAGCCACGCCGCGCCTCGCCGGCGACGACCTGGACGAGCATGCCAGGTTCATCGAGGGCGTGGTGTCGCTGAAATCGGGCGTGGTGCGGGTCGCGTGCCTGTATCTGCCGAACGGCAATCCGGTGGACACCGAGAAGTATCCCTACAAGCTGCGCTGGATGGAGCGGCTGCGCGAATTCACCAAGCTGCGCCTGAAGACCGAAGAACCGCTGATCCTTGCCGGCGACTTCAACGTGATCCCGCATGCCCGCGACGTCCACAATCCCGCGGCCTGGGCCAATGATGCGCTGTTCAAGCCCGAGACCCGCGAGAGCTTCCAGGCCTTGCTCGGCCTCGGCATGACCGACGCGCTGCGCGCCGTCACCGATGACGCCGGCCAGTACACGTTCTGGGACTATCAGGCCGGCGCCTGGCAGAAGAACTGGGGCATCCGCATCGACCACCTGCTGCTGTCGCCGCAGGCCAGCGACAGGCTCGTCGATGTCGGCATCGACAAATATGTCCGCGCCTGGGAGAAGCCGAGCGACCACGTACCGGTCTGGGTCGATCTCGATCTGGAGGTGGCGTGA
- a CDS encoding TonB-dependent siderophore receptor produces MATRSGTGTKTDTALIETPQAISVVTQDQIQAQAAQNVSQAVRYTSGTRAEVAGADARTDGVYIRGFLADQYLDGLRLVNFGIFSYAITEPFNLERIEVLHGPASILYGQATPGGVINMVSKRPTSEPYHEMFVSTGSYGRIQSGVDLSGPLDKNKEFLYRLTASGYDVGSQVDHTGYQRVSIAPSLTWRPTNDITLTIQGVYQRDPKAGFYNQLPPRGIGTLFPYQGRFIPTSFYSGEPGFDKTDRTFGSIGYQFEHRLTGGLTLRQNLRYLESDVKFAVVSPDGGLTNPTNLTRGAYATDETIKSLAVDNQAEGKFVYGPFEHTTLFGIDYRHAIDTALNRQGTANPINALDPVYGFTPTMAISGNNRQRLDQVGIYAQDQIKFDRWVALLGIRRDQANSRTDNLFAGVNGTEKMDTAISKRGALLYKFDNGVAPYIQYTESFQPTAGTDFFNSPFLPTRGQQEEIGVKYQPDPQSLYTIAYFNLTQQNVLTPDPDPTHIRGGVRTNVQTGEVRSRGIEIEGKTEVNRSLTVLGAYTYLDQTVTQSNNAAQLGKRLVGMPTHSASAWADYTFRGGPLDGFGISGGVRYIGESAGTTSNFLPAPNATTPFFIPAVTLFDAAVHYDMAALGPQFKGLNLSVNGTNLFDKTYLSLCQDGGCYYGLRRQVIATLRYKW; encoded by the coding sequence GTGGCGACCCGCAGCGGCACCGGCACCAAGACGGACACGGCGCTGATCGAGACACCGCAGGCGATCTCGGTGGTGACGCAGGACCAGATCCAGGCGCAAGCGGCACAGAACGTCTCGCAGGCGGTGCGCTACACATCGGGTACGCGTGCCGAGGTCGCCGGCGCCGACGCCCGCACCGACGGCGTCTATATCCGCGGCTTTCTCGCCGACCAGTATCTGGACGGCCTGCGCCTCGTGAATTTCGGCATCTTCAGCTACGCGATCACCGAGCCGTTCAATCTCGAGCGCATCGAAGTGCTGCATGGCCCCGCCTCTATCCTCTACGGGCAGGCCACGCCGGGCGGCGTCATCAACATGGTGAGCAAGCGGCCGACATCCGAGCCCTATCACGAGATGTTCGTCTCCACCGGCAGCTACGGCCGTATCCAGAGCGGCGTCGATCTCAGCGGCCCGCTCGACAAGAACAAGGAGTTTCTCTACCGCCTGACCGCATCGGGTTACGATGTCGGCAGCCAGGTTGATCACACCGGCTACCAGCGCGTGTCGATCGCGCCTTCGCTGACATGGCGCCCCACCAACGACATCACCCTGACCATCCAGGGCGTCTATCAGCGCGATCCCAAGGCCGGCTTCTACAATCAGCTTCCGCCGCGCGGCATCGGCACGCTGTTTCCGTATCAGGGCCGGTTCATTCCGACGAGCTTCTATTCCGGCGAACCCGGCTTCGACAAAACCGACCGGACCTTTGGCTCGATCGGATATCAGTTCGAGCACCGCCTCACCGGCGGCCTGACGCTCCGGCAAAATCTGCGTTACCTGGAAAGCGATGTGAAATTCGCGGTGGTGTCGCCCGATGGCGGCCTGACCAACCCGACCAACCTCACCCGCGGTGCCTATGCCACGGATGAAACGATCAAGTCGCTGGCGGTCGACAACCAGGCCGAAGGCAAATTCGTCTATGGTCCGTTCGAGCACACGACCTTGTTCGGCATCGACTATCGCCATGCCATCGACACCGCCCTGAACCGACAAGGCACCGCCAACCCGATCAACGCGCTCGATCCCGTCTATGGTTTCACGCCCACGATGGCGATTTCCGGCAACAACCGCCAGCGCCTCGATCAGGTCGGCATCTATGCGCAGGACCAGATCAAGTTCGACCGCTGGGTCGCCTTGCTCGGCATCCGCCGCGATCAGGCCAACTCGCGCACCGACAACCTGTTCGCCGGCGTCAACGGCACCGAGAAGATGGACACCGCGATCAGCAAGCGCGGCGCACTGCTCTACAAATTCGACAACGGCGTCGCGCCCTACATCCAGTACACGGAGTCATTCCAGCCGACCGCGGGTACCGACTTCTTCAACAGCCCGTTCCTGCCAACGCGCGGCCAGCAGGAAGAGATCGGCGTCAAGTATCAGCCTGACCCACAGTCGCTTTACACGATCGCCTATTTCAACCTGACCCAACAGAATGTCCTGACGCCGGATCCCGATCCGACGCATATCCGTGGCGGTGTCCGCACCAATGTGCAGACCGGCGAAGTGCGATCGCGCGGCATCGAAATCGAGGGCAAGACCGAGGTCAATCGCAGCCTGACAGTTCTCGGCGCCTACACCTATCTCGACCAGACCGTGACCCAGAGCAACAACGCCGCCCAGCTCGGCAAGCGTCTGGTTGGCATGCCGACCCATTCCGCATCGGCATGGGCGGACTACACATTCCGCGGCGGTCCGCTCGACGGCTTCGGCATATCCGGCGGCGTGCGTTATATTGGCGAGTCCGCAGGCACGACGTCGAACTTCCTGCCCGCGCCGAACGCGACGACACCGTTCTTCATCCCCGCCGTCACATTGTTCGACGCCGCAGTGCACTACGACATGGCCGCGCTCGGGCCACAGTTCAAAGGCCTGAACCTGTCGGTGAACGGCACCAACCTGTTCGACAAGACCTACCTCTCGCTCTGTCAGGACGGCGGTTGCTATTACGGCCTGCGCCGACAGGTGATCGCGACCCTGCGCTACAAATGGTGA
- a CDS encoding MotA/TolQ/ExbB proton channel family protein: MRSIDTSVDRADIADIALVASERDVLLLWMIFTGLSVFALVLLWRYGLIDLMIASDRTYISSVIGVLYIVTCCHCFLRTRAIAREGAAATRCRALLSTPDGMAALTSEHPRLPDGMVTDHIRNLVTKAKAQGGGRIDQTLMLRALADRLRGSNGFGAFASDTLMKLGLLGTIVGFIIMLAPVATLDAADKAAMRASMGLMSDGMAVAMYTTLAGLIGSILVRIQYYMLDAATQRVFSDAVMLTETRVTPVLEARHER, translated from the coding sequence ATGAGATCCATCGACACCTCCGTCGACCGCGCGGATATCGCTGATATCGCGCTTGTCGCGTCGGAACGCGACGTCCTGCTGCTCTGGATGATCTTTACCGGGCTCTCCGTCTTCGCTCTCGTGCTGCTGTGGCGATACGGCCTGATCGACCTGATGATCGCATCCGACCGGACCTACATTTCCAGCGTGATCGGCGTGCTCTACATCGTCACCTGCTGTCACTGTTTCCTGCGCACCCGCGCGATTGCGCGTGAAGGCGCAGCCGCGACGCGCTGCCGTGCATTGCTGAGCACGCCCGACGGCATGGCGGCGCTCACATCTGAACACCCGCGATTGCCGGACGGGATGGTCACCGATCACATCCGCAATCTGGTGACGAAAGCGAAGGCGCAAGGCGGCGGCCGGATCGACCAGACACTGATGCTGCGCGCGCTGGCCGATCGGCTGCGCGGCTCCAACGGCTTCGGCGCCTTCGCGTCCGACACGCTGATGAAGCTCGGGCTGCTCGGCACCATCGTCGGCTTCATCATCATGCTGGCGCCGGTCGCCACGCTCGATGCCGCCGACAAGGCGGCGATGCGCGCGTCGATGGGACTGATGAGCGATGGCATGGCGGTGGCCATGTATACGACGCTGGCCGGGCTGATCGGTTCGATCCTCGTCAGAATTCAATATTACATGCTCGATGCCGCCACCCAGCGGGTGTTTTCCGATGCCGTGATGCTGACCGAAACGCGGGTCACGCCGGTTCTGGAAGCGCGCCATGAACGATGA
- a CDS encoding tetratricopeptide repeat protein, whose protein sequence is MRIIERIVAVALAWSAAVLVGPAFAFDGSPVGGSDAAPALVPVVPGSPAAIAKKPAAKADPSFTALQYAAEGGHPIAQWKLGRMYADGNGVAQDDLRAFEYFSRIANAHAEDSPSAPQAAIVANAFVALGRYYLDGIPNSKIKADTERAREMFSYAASYFGNADAQYDLARLYLKGIGMPRDAKYGVRWLGLAAQKGQHQAQALLGQMLFNGEALPRQMARGLMWLTLARDNAGPEDTWIRDSYAKAIAKASEDDRAMALQMLEHWVQGKRD, encoded by the coding sequence ATGCGGATCATTGAACGTATCGTTGCTGTCGCGTTGGCGTGGAGCGCTGCCGTTCTGGTCGGGCCCGCTTTTGCGTTTGACGGCTCCCCCGTAGGTGGCAGCGACGCTGCGCCGGCTCTGGTGCCGGTTGTGCCTGGTTCGCCCGCTGCGATCGCCAAGAAGCCGGCCGCGAAGGCCGATCCGTCCTTCACCGCTCTGCAATATGCCGCCGAGGGCGGCCATCCGATCGCCCAGTGGAAGCTCGGTCGCATGTATGCGGACGGCAATGGCGTCGCTCAGGACGATCTGCGCGCCTTCGAATATTTCAGCCGCATCGCCAATGCCCATGCCGAGGATTCGCCCTCGGCGCCGCAGGCTGCGATCGTCGCCAACGCCTTCGTGGCGCTGGGCCGCTATTATCTCGACGGCATCCCGAATTCGAAGATCAAGGCGGACACCGAGCGTGCGCGCGAGATGTTCTCCTATGCCGCGTCCTATTTCGGCAATGCCGACGCGCAGTATGATCTGGCCCGCCTGTATCTGAAGGGCATCGGCATGCCTCGCGACGCCAAATACGGCGTGCGCTGGCTCGGCCTTGCCGCACAGAAGGGCCAGCACCAGGCCCAGGCGCTGCTCGGCCAGATGCTGTTCAATGGCGAAGCGCTGCCGCGCCAGATGGCCCGTGGCCTGATGTGGCTGACGCTCGCCCGCGACAATGCCGGCCCGGAAGACACCTGGATCCGCGACAGCTACGCCAAGGCCATCGCCAAAGCCTCCGAAGACGACCGCGCCATGGCGCTGCAGATGCTCGAGCACTGGGTCCAGGGCAAGCGCGACTGA
- the lpdA gene encoding dihydrolipoyl dehydrogenase, with the protein MSDNSFDVVVIGSGPGGYVTAIRAAQLGFKTAIVEKAYFGGICNNWGCIPTKALLRSAEMYHAFQHAKDYGLSADNVSFDIKAVIARSRGVVKRLNGGVEFLMKKNKITVIWGEATLDAPGKFSVKKSQVEAPKGALGEGSYTAKHIIVATGARPRALPGLEPDKKLVWTYFEAMNPDKMPKSLLVVGSGAIGIEFASFYRSFGAEVTVVEVLPQILPVEDAEIAAFARKQFEKQGIKVLANTKVTKLDKKADSVVATIDDGKKPVTQEFDRVISAVGVIGNIEGIGLEKLGVKTERGCIVIDKHGKTNVPGIYAIGDVAGPPMLAHKAEHEGVICVEAIKGMNPHAMDKTLIPGCTYCHPQIASVGLTEAKAKEAGKDIRVGRFPFVANGKAIAQGEDQGMVKVIFDKKTGQLLGAHMVGAEVVEMIQGFVVSMNLETTEEELFHTIFPHPTISETMKEAVLDAYGRVLNT; encoded by the coding sequence ATGTCCGACAATTCCTTCGACGTCGTCGTCATCGGCTCCGGTCCCGGCGGCTATGTGACGGCCATTCGTGCCGCGCAGCTCGGCTTCAAGACGGCGATCGTCGAGAAGGCCTATTTCGGTGGCATCTGCAACAATTGGGGCTGCATCCCCACCAAGGCGCTGCTGCGCTCGGCGGAAATGTATCATGCCTTCCAGCATGCCAAGGATTATGGCCTCTCCGCCGACAACGTCTCCTTCGACATCAAGGCCGTGATCGCGCGCTCGCGCGGCGTCGTGAAGCGCCTCAATGGCGGCGTTGAATTCCTGATGAAGAAGAACAAGATCACCGTGATCTGGGGCGAGGCCACGCTGGACGCGCCCGGCAAGTTCTCCGTCAAGAAGTCGCAGGTCGAGGCGCCGAAGGGCGCGCTGGGCGAGGGCAGCTACACCGCCAAGCACATCATCGTCGCCACCGGCGCGCGCCCGCGCGCGCTGCCTGGGCTTGAGCCCGACAAGAAGCTGGTCTGGACCTATTTCGAGGCGATGAATCCGGACAAGATGCCGAAGTCGCTGCTGGTGGTCGGCTCCGGCGCCATCGGCATCGAATTCGCGTCGTTCTATCGTTCTTTCGGCGCCGAGGTGACCGTGGTGGAAGTGCTGCCGCAGATCCTGCCGGTGGAAGACGCCGAGATCGCCGCCTTTGCGCGAAAACAGTTCGAGAAGCAGGGCATCAAGGTGCTCGCCAATACCAAGGTGACGAAGCTCGACAAGAAGGCCGACAGCGTCGTCGCCACCATCGATGACGGCAAGAAGCCGGTGACGCAGGAATTCGACCGCGTGATCTCGGCGGTCGGCGTCATCGGCAATATCGAGGGCATCGGCCTGGAGAAGCTCGGCGTGAAGACCGAGCGCGGCTGCATCGTCATCGACAAACACGGCAAGACCAATGTGCCCGGCATCTATGCCATCGGCGACGTCGCCGGTCCGCCGATGCTCGCCCACAAGGCCGAGCATGAAGGCGTGATCTGCGTCGAGGCCATCAAGGGCATGAACCCGCATGCGATGGACAAGACGCTGATCCCGGGCTGCACCTATTGCCACCCGCAGATCGCCTCGGTCGGTCTCACTGAAGCCAAGGCCAAGGAAGCCGGCAAGGATATTCGCGTCGGCCGATTCCCCTTCGTCGCCAATGGCAAGGCCATCGCCCAGGGCGAGGACCAGGGCATGGTGAAGGTGATCTTCGACAAGAAGACGGGCCAGCTGCTCGGTGCCCACATGGTCGGCGCCGAAGTCGTCGAGATGATCCAGGGTTTTGTCGTCTCCATGAACCTGGAGACGACCGAAGAAGAGCTGTTCCACACCATCTTCCCGCATCCGACGATCTCGGAGACGATGAAGGAAGCGGTGCTGGACGCCTATGGCCGGGTGCTGAACACCTGA